A single Pristis pectinata isolate sPriPec2 chromosome 6, sPriPec2.1.pri, whole genome shotgun sequence DNA region contains:
- the LOC127571594 gene encoding polyubiquitin-like — translation MGKIYQVFVKGLKGETTTIDVSHSEKEFSEMKVLMFKKKLLENLPPGKVQVEDLRLLFANEQLEDDKKFSDYQLKDKSTIMMVLRLPGGGI, via the exons ATGGGAAAAATCTATCAAGTATTTGTGAAGGGGCTTAAAGGAGAAACAACCACCATTGATGTTTCACACTCAGAAAAAGAATTCAGTGAGATGAAGGTTCTGATGTTCAAAAAGAAACTACTGGAAAACTTGCCACCAGGAAAAG TTCAAGTGGAGGATCTCCGCCTCCTCTTTGCTAATGAACAACTGGAAGATGACAAAAAGTTCTCTGACTATCAGCTCAAGGATAAATCCACAATAATGATGGTGTTGCGTCTGCCTGGAGGAGGAATATAA
- the LOC127571590 gene encoding uncharacterized protein LOC127571590 produces MSTVLEQSEKRYDPDDHTLKFVKGKDEITGDDDPNILRAEMSCKHAVDPNSLTAWCRSLLDRGQYKFYCPALKDGTTEKCGQEWPYHEVRKLAVLTNEEQRHFEETVAVLAAAEYCEYKSCPGCGTFVERTDLNNLNVCCIICTAEKGNAYEFCWQCMKPWKGPGPRSDRCDNEGCTNVELDTLRICPLISLCDSVVKNCPSIRACPTCGKLLEHNQKGCKNIFCCRCNVEFCFVCLELTRTCQAKRPGSWYNLCAKGIAPRQTSIPMWNRNGSQ; encoded by the exons ATGTCAACTGTACTAGAACAAAGTGAAAAACGTTATGACCCTGATGATCACACTCTGaaatttgtgaaaggaaaagatgaaatcaCAG GAGATGATGATCCCAATATTTTGCGGGCAGAAATGTCCTGCAAACATGCAGTAGATCCAAACTCACTGACTGCATGGTGTCGAAGCCTTCTGGATCGG GGTCAGTACAAGTTCTACTGCCCAGCACTGAAAGATGGAACAACAGAGAAGTGTGGCCAGGAATGGCCCTATCACGAAGTTCGCAAATTGGCAGTGCTGACCAATGAGGAGCAGCGACACTTTGAGGAAACAGTTGCTGTGTTGGCTGCAGCCGAGTATTGTGAATACAAATCA TGTCCTGGATGTGGAACATTCGTTGAACGCACAGACCTGAATAACCTGAATGTTTGCTGCATCATCTGTACTGCAGAGAAAGGAAATGCTTATGAGTTCTGTTGGCAGTGCATGAAACCATGGAAGGGGCCTGGCCCACGTTCTGACCGATGCGACAATGAAGGGTGCACCAATGTAGAATTGGACACTCTTCGCATTTGCCCATTAATCAGCCTCTGTGATAGTGTGGTGAAGAATTGCCCTTCCATTCGAGCCTGCCCAACATGCGGTAAGCTGCTCGAACATAACCAGAAGGGatgtaaaaatattttctgttgcAGGTGTAATGTTGAATTTTGCTTTGTCTGTCTTGAGCTGACGCGAACATGCCAGGCAAAAAGACCAGGGTCATGGTATAATCTCTGTGCCAAAGGAATTGCACCAAGGCAAACTTCAATTCCAATGTGGAATCGAAATGGTTCTCAATAA